The proteins below come from a single Coprobacter tertius genomic window:
- a CDS encoding RagB/SusD family nutrient uptake outer membrane protein produces MKNIINKIVYGSLTFALSSCIANYDNINTEPYQAPDLSPDGYALGSAMNNLAGCVISPDVNTAQFTDCLLGGPLGGYFADSNAGFTETISNFNPKDDWSRVFLKSDKIIPTLYSNLKQIEIVSQNTKDPVPFAIAKVIKVAAMHRVSDAYGPIPYSRIGANGEIATPYDSQEVTYDTFFNELDESIKILNEHSNEQLVPTADYVYKGNVKQWIRFANSLKLRLAIRISYVNPLKSKQMAEEAVNPANGGVIESNVDNAAWNYFETSQNPIYVATRYNQVQDSETGGDTHAAADIICYMNGYKDNRRAKFFTLSEWKDIDYVGMRRGIVIPELKTIGRKYSGVNISPTSPLYWMNAAEVAFLRAEGAAVFNFDMGGTAETFYNQGIRLSFEQWGADGAEAYLNNSENKPEPYVDPAGTNTYSDQISNITIKWDESATPEEKQERIIVQKWIANWELGNEAWADFRRTGYPKLIPVKENKSGGIVDSEKGARRMPYPLDEYVSNRENVEYAIANYLNGPDNMATNVWWASKK; encoded by the coding sequence ATGAAAAATATAATAAATAAAATAGTTTATGGCTCGCTCACTTTTGCGCTGTCTTCTTGTATCGCGAACTATGATAATATAAATACCGAACCCTATCAAGCACCTGACTTATCTCCAGATGGTTACGCTTTAGGATCTGCAATGAATAATTTAGCGGGTTGTGTGATATCGCCCGACGTAAATACAGCACAATTTACCGACTGTTTGTTAGGCGGACCATTGGGTGGATATTTTGCCGACTCCAATGCCGGTTTTACAGAAACCATTTCTAATTTTAATCCTAAAGATGACTGGAGTCGTGTATTTTTGAAAAGTGATAAAATTATTCCTACTTTATACTCCAACCTGAAACAAATAGAGATCGTATCTCAAAATACTAAAGATCCTGTACCTTTTGCTATTGCCAAGGTAATAAAGGTGGCTGCCATGCACCGTGTTAGCGATGCTTACGGCCCTATTCCTTATTCACGAATCGGTGCTAATGGCGAAATTGCGACTCCATATGATTCTCAGGAAGTGACTTACGACACCTTCTTTAACGAATTAGACGAGTCTATTAAAATATTAAATGAGCATTCCAACGAGCAACTGGTACCCACTGCCGATTATGTTTATAAAGGCAACGTAAAACAATGGATAAGGTTTGCCAATTCTTTGAAATTGCGTCTTGCTATACGTATTTCTTATGTAAATCCACTGAAATCCAAACAAATGGCCGAAGAGGCTGTGAATCCCGCTAACGGTGGAGTAATTGAATCGAATGTAGACAATGCAGCATGGAATTACTTTGAAACTTCGCAAAATCCTATTTATGTAGCTACTCGCTATAATCAAGTACAGGATTCCGAAACCGGGGGAGATACACATGCTGCAGCCGATATAATTTGCTACATGAACGGTTATAAAGATAACCGACGCGCGAAGTTTTTCACTTTATCCGAATGGAAAGACATTGACTATGTAGGAATGCGACGGGGTATCGTTATTCCTGAGTTAAAGACAATCGGTCGTAAATATTCGGGAGTAAATATTTCTCCCACCTCTCCACTTTATTGGATGAATGCGGCTGAAGTGGCTTTCTTACGTGCTGAAGGCGCCGCTGTTTTTAACTTTGACATGGGAGGTACGGCAGAAACATTCTACAATCAAGGCATCCGCTTATCTTTTGAACAATGGGGTGCAGACGGAGCAGAAGCTTATCTAAACAATAGTGAAAATAAACCCGAACCCTATGTCGACCCTGCTGGTACAAATACTTATTCGGACCAAATCTCAAACATTACGATTAAATGGGATGAAAGCGCTACTCCGGAAGAGAAGCAAGAACGTATTATCGTACAAAAATGGATCGCCAACTGGGAATTGGGAAATGAAGCTTGGGCCGATTTCCGTCGCACAGGTTATCCGAAACTAATTCCTGTAAAAGAAAATAAAAGCGGTGGCATAGTTGATTCGGAAAAAGGCGCGCGTCGCATGCCTTACCCTTTGGATGAATATGTCAGCAACAGGGAAAATGTGGAATATGCCATCGCCAACTATTTAAACGGTCCGGACAACATGGCTACAAATGTGTGGTGGGCGTCTAAAAAATAA
- a CDS encoding glycoside hydrolase family 18: MKNSSIYKLSALMVLTLSLAIISCSDWNEVESLGLKNQSLKEQYPKLYADYIQDLIKYKTGEHKVTFVSFDNPQRDPVNQAERLTAIPDSVDFICLNHPDDVSPEIQKEMTQIREKGIHTLYAIKYENFKEEWEANTKINPEFTEEEALAYFGKRTDDMLAICDKYNYDGIIIDYTGQSLVSMVPENLAKYNKRQKNFFNRIVSWREKHDHKTLVFYGNVQYLVPENLSMMEKYNYIALKSVLSTSGDDIAVKAYLALQAGEDVKDSLYVGVNPVPANRFIACVELPQADDKEQVKGYWNTKDANGNKIVAALGTAQWIGQYSPDFTRSGLFVMSIQNDYYNNTYGYLREVISIMNPNK; the protein is encoded by the coding sequence ATGAAAAATAGCTCGATATATAAATTATCTGCTTTGATGGTTCTAACCTTATCCCTAGCGATAATTTCATGTAGTGATTGGAACGAAGTAGAGAGCCTCGGCCTTAAAAATCAGTCATTAAAAGAACAATATCCTAAATTATACGCAGATTATATTCAGGATTTAATAAAATATAAAACAGGAGAACATAAAGTGACTTTCGTGTCTTTCGATAATCCCCAAAGAGATCCCGTTAATCAGGCAGAACGATTGACCGCGATTCCGGACAGTGTCGATTTTATTTGTCTGAATCATCCAGACGACGTAAGTCCTGAAATTCAAAAGGAAATGACTCAAATACGCGAAAAGGGAATACACACACTTTATGCCATTAAGTATGAAAATTTTAAAGAAGAGTGGGAAGCCAATACTAAAATAAATCCCGAATTTACAGAAGAAGAAGCTCTTGCCTATTTTGGGAAACGTACAGACGATATGTTGGCCATATGTGACAAATATAATTACGACGGCATTATTATCGATTATACCGGACAATCACTGGTAAGTATGGTCCCAGAAAATCTGGCTAAATATAATAAACGCCAAAAGAACTTTTTTAACAGAATAGTGTCCTGGCGAGAAAAACATGACCATAAGACTTTGGTATTTTATGGAAATGTGCAGTATTTGGTTCCTGAAAACCTGAGTATGATGGAAAAATACAATTATATCGCGTTAAAATCTGTTCTTTCTACCAGTGGAGATGATATTGCAGTAAAAGCTTACTTAGCACTTCAAGCAGGCGAAGATGTAAAAGATTCGCTTTATGTAGGAGTAAATCCTGTTCCCGCAAATCGGTTCATTGCCTGTGTCGAATTACCGCAAGCAGACGATAAAGAGCAAGTGAAAGGATATTGGAATACGAAAGACGCAAATGGGAATAAGATTGTCGCCGCTTTGGGTACGGCTCAATGGATAGGGCAATATTCACCTGATTTTACCCGTAGCGGTCTCTTTGTAATGAGTATCCAAAATGATTATTATAATAATACATACGGTTATTTACGTGAAGTCATTTCTATTATGAATCCTAATAAATAA
- a CDS encoding DUF1735 and LamG domain-containing protein has protein sequence MKFYKYRYFFLAFMAVSISSCKDENLDDIHHFGNKIYVTSAQVVDDLLIRSDISDYSREIICRLPKPAEKDVQVKFEADPSMAASYNLIYNDDATALDSHYYNIPEKTSTIKAGDISGNNIVVNFMNTNELDNSRRYVLPVTIVNATDIGIIDSKRTTYFVFKGAALINVVANIKGCYFPINWKSDVSNLSTITVEALIRSSDWTAGRGNALSSVFGIEGQFLIRIGDADRPRDQLQIVAPGGNFPGPNVIPGLPVNEWIHIAIVYDNTTKERIYYKDGVAVYKDAGTSGTVSLDNNCFIGKSYDNSRWLPGDIAEVRIWTVQRSAEQIAQSPYSINPKSEGLLAYWKFNEGAGNVVKDYTEHGNDITAEGGDPVWVTVEIPSMNK, from the coding sequence ATGAAATTCTATAAATATCGTTATTTCTTTTTAGCCTTTATGGCTGTTTCAATAAGTAGTTGCAAAGATGAAAATCTTGATGACATACATCATTTTGGCAATAAAATTTATGTCACATCCGCACAAGTAGTAGATGATTTGTTGATAAGAAGTGATATATCGGACTATTCACGAGAAATAATCTGCCGTTTACCGAAACCTGCCGAAAAAGACGTTCAGGTAAAATTTGAGGCAGATCCTTCAATGGCGGCTAGCTATAATTTGATTTATAACGACGATGCAACTGCATTAGACTCTCATTACTACAATATTCCCGAAAAGACTTCTACCATTAAAGCCGGCGATATTTCAGGCAACAATATAGTGGTGAACTTTATGAATACCAACGAACTGGATAATTCTCGCCGTTATGTACTACCTGTGACGATTGTGAATGCAACCGACATAGGTATAATAGATAGTAAACGAACAACATATTTTGTTTTTAAAGGCGCAGCTCTTATCAATGTGGTAGCTAATATCAAGGGCTGTTATTTCCCTATTAACTGGAAGAGTGACGTAAGCAATCTTTCCACAATTACTGTAGAAGCATTGATCAGAAGCTCAGACTGGACTGCGGGACGCGGCAACGCATTAAGTTCGGTATTCGGTATCGAGGGCCAGTTCCTTATACGTATAGGGGATGCCGACCGACCACGTGATCAGCTCCAGATAGTAGCCCCGGGCGGGAACTTTCCCGGGCCGAATGTTATTCCGGGCTTGCCTGTAAATGAATGGATACACATTGCCATCGTTTATGATAATACGACAAAAGAACGCATTTATTATAAAGACGGCGTTGCGGTTTATAAAGATGCCGGGACATCGGGTACCGTATCTTTGGATAATAATTGCTTCATTGGTAAATCTTACGATAATTCTCGTTGGTTGCCGGGAGACATAGCCGAAGTTCGTATCTGGACAGTACAAAGATCTGCCGAACAAATAGCACAATCGCCCTATTCAATAAATCCTAAGAGCGAAGGACTATTAGCTTACTGGAAATTTAATGAAGGAGCGGGTAATGTTGTTAAAGATTATACAGAACATGGAAATGATATTACCGCCGAAGGAGGTGATCCTGTATGGGTAACTGTAGAAATCCCCTCAATGAATAAATAA